The following proteins come from a genomic window of Pangasianodon hypophthalmus isolate fPanHyp1 chromosome 24, fPanHyp1.pri, whole genome shotgun sequence:
- the tmem119a gene encoding transmembrane protein 119 isoform X1, with translation MSGTKCWCNITMSSICPRLAFVLLFAFWSWSCSTMAFPFNMSVDGSGDEQELIFPTSRTTHFPPPSPTPMLSITTTFIRIKHFLFHEVVDFLRENMLLIIVVMSLLIVIIFIACCASAMSHKRKLEAYYPPKKHAPRKYMAVPSKGAEQSMMEPHNATTSYLRAPSKALVGDKEGKDPRPKPKEVQKAEDVEEVEVQKEEEKKKKEEPKPSTSTAGNGQAPVCTCHLRKANQASH, from the exons atgTCTGGGACAAAGTGctg gtGTAACATTACCATGTCGTCCATATGTCCACGTCTAGCCTTTGTGCTCCTCTTTGCATTTTGGAGCTGGAGCTGCTCTACTATGGCGTTCCCTTTTAACATGTCTGTGGACGGCAGTGGAGATGAACAGGAACTGATTTTCCCAACGTCTCGCACCACCCACTTCCCTCCACCCTCACCCACGCCTATGCTTAGCATCACCACCACCTTCATCCGCATcaagcacttcctgtttcacgAGGTGGTGGACTTCCTGCGTGAAAATATGCTCCTCATCATTGTGGTGATGTCGCTGCTCATTGTTATCATCTTCATTGCCTGTTGTGCCTCAGCCATGAGCCACAAGCGCAAACTCGAGGCCTACTATCCTCCCAAGAAACATGCACCCAGGAAGTACATGGCTGTACCAAGCAAGGGGGCAGAGCAAAGCATGATGGAGCCCCACAATGCCACCACGAGCTACCTGCGTGCACCGTCTAAAGCTCTAGTGGGTGATAAGGAAGGAAAAGATCCTAGACCAAAACCGAAGGAGGTGCAGAAAGCTGAAGATGTGGAGGAAGTAGAGGTgcagaaggaagaagaaaagaagaagaaggaggagccCAAGCCAAGCACATCCACAGCAGGTAATGGCCAGGCACCTGTGTGTACTTGCCACCTGAGGAAAGCAAACCAAGCCTCACATTGA
- the iscu gene encoding iron-sulfur cluster assembly enzyme ISCU, which produces MALRSVRSCFGSFAFLGRSLTSPEIKAVCCYHKKVVDHYENPRNVGSLDKNAKNVGTGLVGAPACGDVMKLQIEVDENGKIVDARFKTFGCGSAIASSSLATEWVKGKSIDEALKIKNTDIAKELCLPPVKLHCSMLAEDAIKAALADYRLKQKDEEKVAGTRN; this is translated from the exons ATGGCGCTCAGGTCGGTCAGGAGCTGTTTCGGGTCTTTCGCGTTTCTCGGCAGAAGCTTGACTTCGCCGGAGATTAAAGCTGTTTGCTGCTACCATAAAAAA GTGGTGGATCACTATGAGAACCCAAGAAATGTTGGTTCCTTGGATAAGAACGCCAAGAATGTGGGGACCGGTTTAGTGGGAGCACCAGCCTGCGGGGATGTCATGAAGCTGCAG ATCGAGGTTGATGAGAACGGAAAGATAGTGGATGCCAGATTCAAAACGTTCGGTTGCGGCTCAGCCATCGCTTCAAGTTCCCTGGCCACAGAATGGGTCAAAGGCAAATCG ATTGATGAAGCTTTGAAAATCAAGAACACAGACATCGCCAAGGAACTGTGTCTTCCACCGGTGAAGCTTCACTGCTCTA TGCTCGCAGAGGACGCCATCAAGGCCGCGCTGGCTGACTACAGACTCAAACAGAAGGACGAGGAGAAAGTGGCGGGGACTAGAAATTAA
- the tmem119a gene encoding transmembrane protein 119 isoform X2 → MSSICPRLAFVLLFAFWSWSCSTMAFPFNMSVDGSGDEQELIFPTSRTTHFPPPSPTPMLSITTTFIRIKHFLFHEVVDFLRENMLLIIVVMSLLIVIIFIACCASAMSHKRKLEAYYPPKKHAPRKYMAVPSKGAEQSMMEPHNATTSYLRAPSKALVGDKEGKDPRPKPKEVQKAEDVEEVEVQKEEEKKKKEEPKPSTSTAGNGQAPVCTCHLRKANQASH, encoded by the coding sequence ATGTCGTCCATATGTCCACGTCTAGCCTTTGTGCTCCTCTTTGCATTTTGGAGCTGGAGCTGCTCTACTATGGCGTTCCCTTTTAACATGTCTGTGGACGGCAGTGGAGATGAACAGGAACTGATTTTCCCAACGTCTCGCACCACCCACTTCCCTCCACCCTCACCCACGCCTATGCTTAGCATCACCACCACCTTCATCCGCATcaagcacttcctgtttcacgAGGTGGTGGACTTCCTGCGTGAAAATATGCTCCTCATCATTGTGGTGATGTCGCTGCTCATTGTTATCATCTTCATTGCCTGTTGTGCCTCAGCCATGAGCCACAAGCGCAAACTCGAGGCCTACTATCCTCCCAAGAAACATGCACCCAGGAAGTACATGGCTGTACCAAGCAAGGGGGCAGAGCAAAGCATGATGGAGCCCCACAATGCCACCACGAGCTACCTGCGTGCACCGTCTAAAGCTCTAGTGGGTGATAAGGAAGGAAAAGATCCTAGACCAAAACCGAAGGAGGTGCAGAAAGCTGAAGATGTGGAGGAAGTAGAGGTgcagaaggaagaagaaaagaagaagaaggaggagccCAAGCCAAGCACATCCACAGCAGGTAATGGCCAGGCACCTGTGTGTACTTGCCACCTGAGGAAAGCAAACCAAGCCTCACATTGA
- the LOC128317351 gene encoding leucine-rich repeat and transmembrane domain-containing protein 1, with amino-acid sequence MTQISHGEEDTKQEPGEHEDGCCCPRPGVLILCESLGLHVLPRSVPLTTSALSVARNHLCNVDNVLWRYSSLQELSLSHNRLDRFPRGLPPSLESLQLQENRITFITAGDLRNLGNLTRLDLEDNRIRAIQPGALLSLARLRMLSLKGNQLSSLPSHLPGSLTHLDVSANCISTLDLPSLAVLVNLQVLKINSNCLRSVPDHAFDGLPRLRSVELANNLWVCECDIMYLYRWLLMDRLRMASDLVCAAPLHLAHKLLLTLSVVAICPRILKPGERLAPVNASKVMLGNSSKESSNPTSDVIRTVRTSCRSSLMNSNGKLPSAVNHTASRSHQGSNQTSLEGLSYEQCLLLNSTYLVPQTTQTPHSPTTDEDPGCMNNTTNIHNGFVSTLAPIYSTSEAGVQVEATPRTLTQSNNPALVTLLSLLCVLTGLLLLAVLLLLRSILWQTQRVAPLQSSVSSQRNS; translated from the exons ATGACACAGATCTCACATGGCGAAGAAGACACAAAACAG GAACCAGGAGAGCATGAGGATG GGTGCTGCTGTCCTCGCCCAGGTGTTCTGATCCTGTGTGAGTCACTGGGCCTCCATGTCCTCCCTCGCTCTGTCCCCCTCACCACCTCAGCTTTGTCTGTGGCCCGAAACCACCTGTGCAATGTAGACAATGTTCTGTGGCGGTACTCCAGCCTGCAGGAGTTGAGCCTCAGCCACAACCGGCTGGATCGCTTCCCCCGTGGGCTTCCACCGAGCCTGGAAAGTCTGCAGCTCCAGGAGAACCGCATTACATTCATCACAGCTGGGGATCTAAGAAACCTTGGGAACCTGACACGGTTGGACCTGGAAGACAACCGCATTCGGGCCATCCAGCCTGGGGCACTGCTCAGCCTGGCACGGCTGAGGATGCTGTCTCTGAAGGGGAACCAGTTGTCAAGTCTGCCTTCACACCTTCCAGGTTCACTAACACACCTGGATGTGTCTGCCAACTGCATTTCAACATTGGATTTGCCTTCGCTTGCTGTGTTGGTTAACCTTCAGGTCTTGAAGATCAACAGCAACTGCTTGCGTTCAGTGCCTGATCATGCGTTTGATGGCCTACCCCGTCTCCGCTCTGTGGAGCTGGCTAATAACCTGTGGGTTTGTGAATGTGACATCATGTACCTGTATCGGTGGCTGCTGATGGACAGGTTACGCATGGCATCAGATCTGGTGTGTGCAGCACCATTACACCTGGCACACAAGCTTCTCCTGACCCTCTCTGTTGTGGCTATCTGTCCAAGAATCCTGAAGCCTGGTGAGAGATTAGCACCAGTCAACGCTTCCAAGGTGATGCTGGGGAATTCTTCAAAAGAATCTTCAAATCCTACTTCTGATGTAATCAGAACTGTGAGAACCTCCTGTAGAAGCTCTCTTATGAACTCAAATGGAAAGCTCCCCTCAGCTGTTAACCATACAGCATCTAGGTCTCATCAGGGGTCAAACCAAACCTCTTTGGAGGGGTTAAGCTATGAACAGTGTTTGTTACTAAACTCCACTTACCTTGTCCCTCAGACAACCCAAACACCCCACAGCCCGACAACAGATGAGGATCCTGGTTGTATGAACAACACAACCAACATCCATAATGGTTTCGTGAGCACTTTGGCCCCTATATACTCCACCAGTGAGGCAGGAGTGCAGGTTGAGGCCACTCCTCGAACCTTGACCCAGTCAAATAACCCAGCACTTGTGACACTActctctctgctgtgtgtgttgacagGACTACTCCTGCTAGCTGTACTCCTGTTGCTGAGGAGCATCTTGTGGCAAACCCAGAGGGTTGCTCCCCTTCAGTCCTCAGTGAGCAGtcaaaggaactcttaa